DNA from Amycolatopsis sp. DSM 110486:
GCTCTGCTGCGCCGGAATCGCGTACGTCGCCCTCACCGCGCCGCGGCGGCCGCGCTTCGGCCAGCTCGCCTTCCTCGTGGTGGCGGCGTTCCTGCTGACCAACAAGGTGTGGAGCCCGCAGTACTCGCTGTGGCTCGTGCCCCTGGCGGTGCTCGCGATCCCGCGCTGGCGGCTGCTGCTGAGCTGGATGGTGATCGACGCGCTGGTGTGGGCGCCGCGGATGTTCTACTACCTCGGCATCGACCACAAGGGACTGCCGGAGGGCTGGTTCCTCGGCACGGTCGTGGTGCGCGACCTCGCCGTGGTGGGCCTCTGCGTGCTGGTGATCCGCGAGATCTACCGGCCGCGCACGGACCTCATCCGGCTCGCCGGAGACGACGACCCGGCCGGCGGCGTGCTCGAACGGGCGCGTGACCGCGTGAAGTTCGCGGGCTTCAGGAAGCACCGCCGGGCTGTGCCGACGGTGCCACCCGTGCCCGAGTCCTAGGCGGTCTGCTTGCGCAGGAAGGCGATGTCGGCCGCCTGGCCCTCGCTCGGCGTCTCCACGACGACGGGCGCGCCGGCCTTGCGAACGACGTCGGCGAGCAGCTCGGGATCGATGGTCCCCTCGCCGCCGACGATGTTGGCGTGGCGGTCGCGGTTGGAGCCGAACTCGTCGCGCGAGTTGTTGAGGTGCACCAGGTCGATGCGGCCGGTGATGGCCTTGACCTTCTCGACGGCGTCGGCCAGATCCCAGCCCGCGGCGTAGGCGTGGCAGGTGTCGAGGCAGAACCCGGCGCCGAACTCGCCGACCTCGTCCCACAGGCGCGCGATCACGTCGAGCTCGCGGGTCATCGCGTTCTCGCCGCCCGCGGTGTTCTCGATGAGGATCGGCACGGCGAAGCCGCCCTTGTCCGCTTCGCGCTCGAAGAGCTTGCGCCAGTTGGCCAAGCCCTCGGCGACGTCGTCGCCGGCGCCCACGTGGCCGCCGTGCACGATGAGTCCCTTCGCGCCGATCACGGCGGCGCCGGTGGCGTGCTGCGCGACGTTCTTGCGCGACGGGATGCGGATGCGGTTGTTCAGCGACGCGACGTTGATCAGGTACGGCGCGTGGATGAACACCTCGACCGGCGACTCCTTGATCGCGTCCCCGAACGGGTGCGGTTTCGGAGCCTTCCACCCCTGCGGGTCGGACAGGAAGAACTGGACGACGTCGGCTTCTCGCTCGGCTACGGCGGCCAGCGGATCGTCGTCGCGGACATGGGCGCCAATCTGCATGAGAGCACGCTACCCCCGGGTGAATCCGCACCTGACGCCCCAGTTGGTGACGCTCGTGGAGTACCGTGAGCGCGTTCCGTGATCCAGTTCGGGCCGTCGGAGGGGTTTTGCATGGGGAAGCACGCCGCCCGGATCACCACGTTGGGGATCGCCGTCGCACTGCCGGTTCTCTCGGCCGCGCTCGCGCTCCCCGCCACGGCTTCCGCGGACCCGAGCCCCACGCTCGACGGCGACTGCTCGGCCACGCTGCAGAACGGCAAGACCGGCAAGGGTTTGTCACTCGACGCCGGCGCGCCGCTCAACGCTCCGAACCGGCTCACCGTCGGCCTCGACTCGAAGGCCAAGCAGGCCGACGGGAGCAACCCGCTCTTCACGCTCCCGGTGGGCGATGTCGTGCGCACGCTGGGCGTCGGCGAGGTGCCGGCGGTCGGTGACGCGGCGGCGAACAGTGTCTGCCCGCTCGCGCAGAACACGGCCAACAGCGTCGGCAACGCCACGGGGAGCCTGGTCGGTGGCGTGACCGCCCCGGTTGTGACCCCGCCCGGAGACAACCCTCCCGGTGACAACCCGCCGGGCGACAATCCCCCCGGTGGCACCCCGCCCGGCCAGACGCCTCCCGGCAGCACTCCGCCGGGCGCCCCCGGCAGCAGCCTCGACCCGGTGATCACCGGCTCGGGCGACCTGTCCGGCCTGGACTCCATCGCGGGCATCTTCACCAACGCCGCCATGCTGCCGTCCGGGCTCGTGCAGGCGCCGCCGGTGATCACGCAGGTCATCCCGGGTCAGCTGCCCGCGGACCAGGTGCCGACCGTCGACGCGAAGAAGTCGGGCACCGCCGAAGCGCTGCCGGCCGTGACGCCGCCGGCGAAGCTGCCGATGCTCATCGCGGTGCTCGCGCTGGCCATCGTCGCGGCGGCGCTCGTGCGCGCGTGGCTGCGCCGCAAGACCGCCTGATCGACACGGGCGGTGACACCCGCTTCCCACCCGAATGCCTGACATCGGTGGCTGAGCGGGCGTCACTCGTTCCCGTTACCGTCGTTGTCCAGGGGAGACAGGTTCAGACCGAACGCGGCGGAGGGCTCGATGGCCAGGCAGCACCGCACACGCAGGGCCACCGCGCTGGGAGCCGCCGCCTTCGTGCTGGCCGGCTCGGCCGCGCTCGCCGCGCCGAGTACGGCGTCCGCAACGTCCACTCCGACGACCATCGTGACCCAGTGCGGCTCGACGATCACCGCGAAGCCCGGGGACACGGTCCAGGTCAAAACGCTGCTGGGGCTGCCGGTCGACCTCGGTGTGGTCGGCCAGGTCTCCGGTGTGCTGACCGGCGCCGTCAACTCGGTTCTCGGTGCCCTCTGCAAAGTCACGGTGAACGTGGTCAACACCGTCGTCGCGCCGGTGCCCGTGGTCGGCGCGCCGGCCGCGGGGGCACTGAACCAGACCGTCGCGGGGACCACGAACACCCTGCAGCAGGGCGTCGATTCGACGCAGCGCGCGCTGACGGGCGGGGCGCCCGCGCAGCAGAACCCCGGCAGCCCGCAGCAGCCGCCGGCGACCGGTCCCGGCGCGCCGCAGGGTGGCACTCCCGCCGGCCAGACGCCGATCCCGCCGGTGAACAGCCCGTTGCTGCCGCTCTCGGGTGGTGGCGGCGGTCTCGCGTCGCTGTTCCCGGGCTTCGCGAACTTCTCGAACTTGCCGTTCAGCACCGGCTACGCGCCGATGCGCGACTACAGCGACATCCCGATGGCGATGGCCGGGCTGTTCTCGCCGTCGCCCGCGCTGCGCTACGGCAGCCAGATCCCGGGGTACGCACCGCAGTACGGCCTCTCGAACCCGGGTCAGCCGTCGGCCGGGAACGCGAGCGTGCAGAACGCGGGCGAGGCGCAGGCGTTACCCCCCACCGGGGATAACCACGCGAACGGGTTGGATTGGCCCGTGCTGGTGGCAGTTCTTGCACTCTCCGGAGTCAGCGCGGGCCTGGTTCGCACCTGGGTCCTCCGCCGAATGGCCGCTGCGAGTTAGGCCGACTCACCAGTATCTTTTCGGGGTCCCATTCGTTTCACCAGTCGCGATGGTCGACGCCCGAAGACCCTGGAGGACAGCGCTCGTGCCGAAGAACCCCACCTGGCTGAGAACTCGGCGCATACTCAGCGTCACCGCGCTGGCGGCCCTGGTGACCGGCGGCGCGTTCCTCGGCTCGGGCACTGCTTCGGCCGCCACGACCCTCGCCAACCAGTGCACGGGCTCGGTCAGCGGCAGCATGGGCGACACCGTCGCGTTGCCGGGCTCCTCCGTCAGCGCGCTCGCGAAGCAAGCCGCTGCTTCGAAGCAGCAGACGCTGCTGTGGATCATCCCGCTCAACGGCGTGAACCCCGATGGCGTCGCCAACGCACTGTCCGCGAAGACGCTCACGGTCGGCACCGTGCCCAGCTCGTCGGGCGGCGCCATCGACGGCAAGAGCATCGGCAACGCCGTCGGGCAGGCACTGCAGGGCAACGCCGCACTGGGCTACAGCGCGGACACGAAGAAGCAGGTGCTCGACGCGATCACCAGCTCGGTCACCTCGAACTGCGGCCTGACCACACTGGCCACGAACTACACGCCGCCGACCTCGTCGTCGACGCCGCCGAGCAGCAGCTCGCCCTCGACCAGCACCTCGCCCTCGAACTCCGAGGGCGGCCCGCTCGCGAACCTGATCCCCGGATCCGCCGGCACCGCGCCGCAGCGCGACTACAACGGCATCCCCACCGCGACACCCGGCACCGCCGTCGCCCCCGGCATCCGCTATCCGGCCAACGGCACGCTGCCCGGCTCGGCCGCGCCCGTGACCGGCGGCCAGGACACACAGAGCCAGGGCCCGGACGTGCTCAACGCCGGCAACGCGGAGTCGCTCGCGACCTCCGGCGGCGCGTCCGACATCCAGCTGCCGATGCTGCTCGCGGTGATCGTGCTGGCGGGTGTGACGGCCGGGCTGGTGCGCACCTGGGCGCTGCGCCGGGCCTCCTGACAGCTCTGTCGGTACCCCCAGGTAGTCTTACCTGGACAAACCCTCCTGCCACGGACAGTCCGTGGCCGCGAGCCCATAGGAGGTGAGTGGTTATGTCACGCCATTACGAGGTAATGGTCATCCTGGACCCCACGCTCGACGAGCGCACGGTCGCCCCCACGCTGGACAACTTCCTCAACGTGATCCGCACTTCGGGCGGAAGCGTCGAGAAGGTCGACGTCTGGGGCCGCCGTCGCCTGGCGTACGAGATCAAGAAGCACGCCGAGGGCATCTACGCGCTGCTCGACCTGAACTCCGACTCCGACGCGGTCAAGGAACTCGACCGTCAGCTGTCGCTGCAGGAGACCGTGCTGCGCACCAAGGTCATGCGCCGCGAGGTCAAGCGCGCCGCGGCCAAGCCCGTCGCCGCCAAGGCCTGAGCCGAAGGGACGTCCCCGTGGCTGGAGACACCGTCATCACCGTGATCGGAAACCTGACCTCCGACCCGGAACTGCGTTTCACCCCGTCCGGCGCGGCGGTCGCGAACTTCACGGTCGCGTCCACCCCGCGCACCCTCGACCGGCAGTCCGGCGAGTGGAAGGACGGCGAGGCGCTGTTCCTGCGCTGCAACATCTGGCGCCAGGCGGCGGAGAACGTCGCCGAGTCGCTCACCCGCGGCGCCCGTGTGGTCGTGCAGGGCCGGCTCAAGCAGCGGTCCTTCGAGACCAAGGAAGGCGAGAAGCGCACCGTCGTCGAGCTCGAAGTCGACGAGATCGGGCCCTCGCTGCGGTACGCCACGGCGAAGGTCAACAAGGTCAGCCGCGGTGGCGGCGGTGACTTCGGCGGCGGTGGCGGCGGCGGTGGCAACCGTGGAGGCGGCGGTGGCGGCGGCATGCCGGCCGACGACCCGTGGGGCTCCGCGCCCCCCGCAGGCGGCGGTGGCGGCGGCGGTTTCGCCGACGAACCCCCGTTCTGATCTCGCACTTTTACACCTCAAGATTT
Protein-coding regions in this window:
- the rpsF gene encoding 30S ribosomal protein S6 gives rise to the protein MSRHYEVMVILDPTLDERTVAPTLDNFLNVIRTSGGSVEKVDVWGRRRLAYEIKKHAEGIYALLDLNSDSDAVKELDRQLSLQETVLRTKVMRREVKRAAAKPVAAKA
- a CDS encoding single-stranded DNA-binding protein, producing MAGDTVITVIGNLTSDPELRFTPSGAAVANFTVASTPRTLDRQSGEWKDGEALFLRCNIWRQAAENVAESLTRGARVVVQGRLKQRSFETKEGEKRTVVELEVDEIGPSLRYATAKVNKVSRGGGGDFGGGGGGGGNRGGGGGGGMPADDPWGSAPPAGGGGGGGFADEPPF
- a CDS encoding deoxyribonuclease IV, which codes for MQIGAHVRDDDPLAAVAEREADVVQFFLSDPQGWKAPKPHPFGDAIKESPVEVFIHAPYLINVASLNNRIRIPSRKNVAQHATGAAVIGAKGLIVHGGHVGAGDDVAEGLANWRKLFEREADKGGFAVPILIENTAGGENAMTRELDVIARLWDEVGEFGAGFCLDTCHAYAAGWDLADAVEKVKAITGRIDLVHLNNSRDEFGSNRDRHANIVGGEGTIDPELLADVVRKAGAPVVVETPSEGQAADIAFLRKQTA